One region of Lactobacillus johnsonii genomic DNA includes:
- the rplQ gene encoding 50S ribosomal protein L17, whose product MAYRKLGRDSAHRKAMLREMTTQLIMNERIVTTETRAKEIRKTTEKMITLGKRGDLSARRKAAAFVRNEIADIHEEKDAVVVKSALQKLFSDIAPRYKDRNGGYTRMYKLANPRKGDAAPMVIIELV is encoded by the coding sequence ATGGCATACCGTAAATTAGGTCGCGATAGTGCACACAGAAAAGCAATGCTTAGAGAAATGACTACTCAATTGATCATGAACGAACGCATTGTTACTACTGAAACCCGTGCTAAAGAAATCCGTAAAACTACCGAAAAAATGATTACTTTAGGTAAACGCGGTGATTTAAGTGCTAGAAGAAAGGCAGCTGCTTTTGTTCGTAATGAAATTGCTGATATTCATGAAGAAAAAGATGCAGTTGTTGTAAAATCAGCACTTCAAAAACTTTTCAGTGACATTGCACCTCGTTACAAAGATCGTAATGGTGGTTACACCAGAATGTACAAGTTAGCTAACCCACGTAAGGGTGACGCTGCTCCAATGGTAATCATTGAATTAGTTTAA